The following are from one region of the Fibrobacter succinogenes genome:
- a CDS encoding hypothetical protein (McrC protein together with McrB forms the McrBC restriction system; recognizes N4- and C5-methylcytosine (and 5-hydroxy-methylcytosines); appears to act against 5-methylcytosine preceded by a purine residue; MrcC modulates the specificty of McrB and has DNA cleavage activity) has product MLSYAFRCLKEGAFKALSDETESFDNIDNLYAEILILGVTVQIKRGLLRDYIDATESLKCPHGKIELSESIKNISSQKRELVCSFQEYTVNALLNRILKQTFALLLKSKDVSHERKKKIHKLLTYFSCVEPIDLRIVDWNIHFNRCNATYQMLIYICHWIYDEWLINHNQDTGTKRSYEDDQKMSRLYEKFVLEYFRREHPELSANAPHLNWQLDDSIDKMLPIMKTDVTLEKENRILIIDTKYYNSMLQSTYNSSTQHSHNMYQIFTYVKNLAYETQSANKIVSGMLLYAKTNEAISPDQDYKMSGNRISVKSLDLNKDFTEIRRQLDTIAKII; this is encoded by the coding sequence ATGCTTTCGTACGCCTTTCGCTGTTTGAAGGAAGGCGCATTTAAAGCGTTATCCGATGAAACAGAATCTTTCGACAATATAGACAACCTATATGCAGAAATTCTGATTCTCGGAGTGACGGTTCAAATAAAGCGTGGATTGCTGAGGGATTATATTGATGCAACAGAATCCCTCAAATGCCCTCATGGAAAAATAGAGCTTTCGGAATCCATCAAAAACATATCTTCACAAAAAAGAGAGCTAGTATGTTCTTTTCAAGAATATACTGTAAACGCCCTGTTGAATAGAATTCTAAAACAAACATTCGCGCTTCTTTTGAAAAGCAAGGATGTATCCCATGAACGCAAGAAAAAAATTCATAAGCTACTGACCTACTTTTCTTGTGTAGAGCCGATAGATTTACGAATTGTGGATTGGAACATTCATTTTAATCGTTGCAACGCAACATACCAGATGTTGATCTACATTTGCCATTGGATATATGATGAGTGGCTCATAAACCATAATCAAGATACAGGCACAAAGCGATCTTATGAAGACGATCAAAAAATGAGCCGTCTATACGAGAAATTTGTACTTGAATATTTTCGTCGTGAACATCCGGAATTGAGTGCAAATGCACCGCATTTAAATTGGCAACTGGATGACTCAATTGATAAAATGTTGCCTATTATGAAAACAGATGTGACGCTCGAAAAAGAAAACCGAATACTGATTATTGACACCAAATACTACAATAGCATGTTGCAAAGCACCTACAATTCTAGCACCCAGCATTCACACAACATGTATCAAATCTTCACCTATGTAAAGAACTTGGCGTACGAAACTCAATCAGCCAACAAAATCGTTTCGGGGATGCTTCTTTATGCCAAAACAAATGAGGCCATTTCACCAGACCAAGACTACAAAATGAGCGGTAACAGAATCAGTGTAAAAAGTCTAGATTTGAACAAAGACTTTACTGAAATCCGTAGGCAATTAGACACAATCGCAAAGATTATATAG